ATTTTTGTGGCATGATCAACGCCGACCATGAAGTGGACGCTGAAGAGCGAAAATTGATCTACAAGTATGCCATAGGTCTCGGTTTTACCGATGAAAGGGCAAACAGGGAAGTTGAAAAATGTATCGGCGAATTTGGAAGAGCGTAAGCAGTTGATTCTATGGATCGAAGAAATGGCTTTGAAAGATAACCAGGTATTAAAAAAATGCAAAAATACACCCTTAATCTGGCCAACATTTTTTATCTCATTATCACTTTGACGGTATTGGTTTGGATTCTTATTGTCGGAAAGGTCATCATCGCCCCGTTGGTGTTCGCTTTTTTTTTGCCTTGATGTTAAAACCTATCGTTGCCTTTTTTGAAAAAAAGGTACGTAGTCGGATTTTGTCCATTTTTATTGCCTATGTAGTGGCCGTGATTCCCCTGTTCGGGGTGCTTTTTTTCTTTTTCAATCAATCGCGAATTCTTTTTAAAGACCTTCCTTCGGTACGTGGGCGGCTGAACGAGATCTTGGTCTCAATATTCGATTGGGCCGATAAAAAGTTCGATCTTGAGGCCGAATCGACCTCCCAATGGATTTCCGAAAACATCATTGCCGCCTCTGATGTGCCAATAAAGGTCATTCAGGAAAGCCTGCAATCCACAGGTTATGTTTTGGCGAATATCGGCTTGGTCATCGTCATCACCTATTTTATGTTGTTGTACCGCACGGCATTCAAGAATTTCTTTCTTGTTCAGTTAAAACCGAAGAATCGAAAAAGGGTCATACAGACGTTGGATGAAATTCAAAAGTTGGCCAAACGCTATTTGATCGGACAGGGCCTTGTAATCATTATTTTGGGACTTCTGATCGGCACGGGGTTGTGGTTGATCGGTGTTCCGTACCCTTACTTTTGGGGTTTTCTGGCCGGTTTTTTGGAAATTATTCCCTATGTGGGCACCTCCATCGGGGCAATTCTGCCCTTTTTCTATATGCTGATGGTGGCCGATAATCTATGGCAGCCCCTAGGGGTAGTGGTGCTCTACATTGCCGTTCAGCAGATCGAGGGAAACATCATTTCGCCCAACGTTATGGGCCCAAGCATCAAGATCAATCCGATGTTCATTATTCTTGGGCTGTTTGTCGGGGGAATAACATGGGGCATTGCAGGAATGATCTTGGCCCTGCCCGTTTTGGCCATTTCAAAGGAGATTTTCAGGAGCTTTGAACTCACTGAACCGCTGAGCTATCTATTGGAAGATGGCCTAACTCGAAAAAAGGACATTTTTCTTGACCGATTCGACGATGACAGGCACCGACTTTTCAGCATATTTTTTGAAGAGCGCAAAGACTGAACCTTTTTGATTCTGACCCATCTGAATATAGGGCGGATCAAATCAACAATGTACCGTTTATCAATAGAAAAAAATGATGGAGAGTGAAAGATAAGTTAACCCAGACCGAACTTAATCGAATAGTGCACAGAGCTGCCAGAAAAAGGAACATTTACGGAGCGGTATTCTATGTTTCGACCGAGAATAAAGGGATTGATATTATAAGTGCTTCGAGGAATTTTGAGACAACTGGCAATTACTATATCGCAAGCATCAACAAACTTTTTGTCAGCGCAATCATTTTGAGCTTGTATTTCAATAAAAAATTGGATTTAAAGGATAAGATTTTAAGGTATTTACCCGATAAGTTCATTCATCGACTTCACTATTTAAACGGCCATGATCATTCGAAAGAACTTACGGTATTACATCTGATATCGCATACTTCAGGACTGCCCTGTTATTTGGCGGATAAACAGCCGGATGGAATAAGGGCGATAAAAAATCTCGAAGCCGGAATAGATCAACGATGGGATACCAAAAAGGTTATTGAAGTGGTGAAAACCATGAAACCTCATTTCCCTCCCGGGAAAAAAGGAAAAGCAAAATATGCTGACACCAACCATCAAATTCTGGGTCAAATAATTGAAAATATTACCGGTGAACCAATAAGAAGTGTATTGACCCAACATTTTAAAAAACTTGATTTGACCAATACTTACGTTTGCGATAAATCGGTTGAGAGTGAATATGTGCCCATCAGATATGAATCAAGAATTTTGGATATTCCAGCTTTTCTAAGCTCAACAGGAACTGATATTATTTCGAATGCCGAAGATCAAATGATATTTTTAAAGGCTTTTTTTAATGGACATTTTTTTCCGAAGAACAGAATTGGGGAATTAAAAAAATGGAACAACATATTTTTTCCTTTTAAATATGGAATTGGGCTACAGAAGTTCTACATGCCAAGGATATTCAATCCTTTTCATCCATTGCCTGAAATAATAGGACATTGCGGTTCAACCGGATCAATAGCGTTTCATATACCTGAATTGAAAGCATACGTAACAGGAACCGTTAACCAACAGGCAGCGCCACAAGTGGCTTTTCGAACACTGATCAAAATCGTCAACAAATTGCGATAAGCACCGACTTTTCAGCTTGTTTTTGAAAAACGAAACGAACGTTCCTAAAATTTTTTCAGCCAATCGATCGCCTCTGAACGTTCATCGGTCTCAAAACCCTTGACTTTGAGCTTCGGTATTATGGCCCCGACACTTTCCGAAACATTTTCGATCCAATCCTTATCGCTGATAACGGCCATGGCCTTGATGGTGCCCAGATAGCGAAACCCCATTTTAAGGTCTTCCCACATGGCCTTTGCCGTGGGCCATTTGAATTCCTCGATATCGACGAGCAACTTTATTTTTCCATATTTTTCCTTGTGTTGCTCCATTAACGGATTTAGGCGGTCATAATCTGCTCCGGTCACTTTTCCTGATACTGCCACTCCCAAAATATCCTCAGGGAGTTCTCTCTTTATTGTAAACATGATTTGTGCTTTTTAAGGTTACTTTAAATATTTTCTCTAATCTCTAATCTCTAATCTCTATTCTCTTTTTCCTTTTCCTTTTCCAACTTCTTGAAATACCTCCGGGTCAAAAAATTGTGTTTTAGGGCTTCCATGTTCTGGTTGAAACGTTCAACGCCTTGATCGATATTTTTCATGGTATTTTCCAATTGATCGACCAGCACGGTGTCTTGGGTCAGGTAGCGCAGGGCTCCCTTTCCCTCATCAATATCGGCCACAAGGGCGTCGAGATTCTTTACTATCTTTTTGAGGTCTGTACTTGAAGTTTCCAGGTTGGTGATGATGTTCTGCACTTGTTGGGCCGAAAGGCTATCGGTCAGCAATACCCCTGCAACGCTTTCCTCAAAATCGATGCTTTTCATGATCTTGTTCAATTCAGAAAGAGCCGAATTGGCCTGACCGCTGGTATGCTTTAGGTTGTTGTTGGTATGTTGTAGGTCGTTGGCCATTGCAGTATCGTTCAACAGACGGCCCAAGGTGCCCTTGCCCTGTGTCAATGATTGTGAGACTTTCAACAGTTCGGCGGTCAAAAGGGCCGCATTTTCATTGGTGGTGTTCAGGGTGCTGAGCATGTCTTGTGTAGCAATTTTGCTGTATGATTGCAATTGGTCGCCCGGTTCCACCAAAAGGGTATCCCCGGTGTTGGGCACGATGTTCACCAGCATGCTGCCCACCAAGCCATCAGAACCTA
This portion of the Flagellimonas lutaonensis genome encodes:
- a CDS encoding AI-2E family transporter, encoding MMLKPIVAFFEKKVRSRILSIFIAYVVAVIPLFGVLFFFFNQSRILFKDLPSVRGRLNEILVSIFDWADKKFDLEAESTSQWISENIIAASDVPIKVIQESLQSTGYVLANIGLVIVITYFMLLYRTAFKNFFLVQLKPKNRKRVIQTLDEIQKLAKRYLIGQGLVIIILGLLIGTGLWLIGVPYPYFWGFLAGFLEIIPYVGTSIGAILPFFYMLMVADNLWQPLGVVVLYIAVQQIEGNIISPNVMGPSIKINPMFIILGLFVGGITWGIAGMILALPVLAISKEIFRSFELTEPLSYLLEDGLTRKKDIFLDRFDDDRHRLFSIFFEERKD
- a CDS encoding STAS/SEC14 domain-containing protein; its protein translation is MFTIKRELPEDILGVAVSGKVTGADYDRLNPLMEQHKEKYGKIKLLVDIEEFKWPTAKAMWEDLKMGFRYLGTIKAMAVISDKDWIENVSESVGAIIPKLKVKGFETDERSEAIDWLKKF
- a CDS encoding serine hydrolase domain-containing protein, giving the protein MKDKLTQTELNRIVHRAARKRNIYGAVFYVSTENKGIDIISASRNFETTGNYYIASINKLFVSAIILSLYFNKKLDLKDKILRYLPDKFIHRLHYLNGHDHSKELTVLHLISHTSGLPCYLADKQPDGIRAIKNLEAGIDQRWDTKKVIEVVKTMKPHFPPGKKGKAKYADTNHQILGQIIENITGEPIRSVLTQHFKKLDLTNTYVCDKSVESEYVPIRYESRILDIPAFLSSTGTDIISNAEDQMIFLKAFFNGHFFPKNRIGELKKWNNIFFPFKYGIGLQKFYMPRIFNPFHPLPEIIGHCGSTGSIAFHIPELKAYVTGTVNQQAAPQVAFRTLIKIVNKLR
- a CDS encoding MlaD family protein, whose translation is MGKTTAQNIRLGIFVILGTILLVIAAYLIGNRQNMFGDTFQLSAVFKNANGLQNGNNVRFSGINVGTVNRIEMLNDTTIKVHMVIDDKMRDHIKKDAVAMIGSDGLVGSMLVNIVPNTGDTLLVEPGDQLQSYSKIATQDMLSTLNTTNENAALLTAELLKVSQSLTQGKGTLGRLLNDTAMANDLQHTNNNLKHTSGQANSALSELNKIMKSIDFEESVAGVLLTDSLSAQQVQNIITNLETSSTDLKKIVKNLDALVADIDEGKGALRYLTQDTVLVDQLENTMKNIDQGVERFNQNMEALKHNFLTRRYFKKLEKEKEKENRD